A genomic window from Macaca thibetana thibetana isolate TM-01 chromosome 16, ASM2454274v1, whole genome shotgun sequence includes:
- the TCAP gene encoding telethonin: protein MATSELSCEVSEENCERREAFWAEWKDLTLSTRPEEGCSLHEEDTQRHETYHQQGQCQALVQHSPWLVMRMGILGRGLQEYQLPYQRVLPLPIFTPAKMGATKEEREDTPIQLQELLALETALGGQCVDRQEVAEITKQLPPVVPVSKPGALRRSLSRSMSQEAQRG, encoded by the exons ATGGCTACCTCAGAGCTGAGCTGCGAGGTGTCCGAGGAGAACTGTGAGCGCCGGGAGGCCTTCTGGGCAGAATGGAAGGATCTGACACTGTCCACACGGCCTGAGGAGGG CTGCTCCCTGCATGAGGAGGACACCCAGAGACATGAGACCTACCACCAGCAGGGGCAGTGCCAGGCGCTGGTGCAGCACTCGCCCTGGCTGGTGATGCGGATGGGCATCCTCGGCCGTGGGCTGCAGGAGTACCAGCTGCCCTACCAGCGGGTACTGCCACTGCCCATCTTCACCCCTGCCAAGATGGGCGCCACCAAGGAGGAGCGCGAGGACACCCCCATCCAGCTGCAGGAGCTGCTGGCGCTGGAGACAGCCCTGGGTGGCCAGTGTGTGGACCGCCAGGAGGTGGCTGAGATCACCAAGCAGCTGCCCCCTGTGGTGCCTGTCAGCAAGCCCGGTGCCCTTCGTCGCTCCCTGTCCCGCTCCATGTCCCAGGAAGCACAGAGAGGCTGA
- the PNMT gene encoding phenylethanolamine N-methyltransferase, with translation MGWGGCGARGPGRLCAQLPPPQQTGRGGGRAVEKGAARRAGHRADSGSSMSGADRIPAEGAAPDSASGRAAVASAYQRFEPRAYLRNNYAPPRGDLCNPNGVGPWKLRCLAQTFATGEVSGRTLIDIGSGPTVYQLLSACSHFEDITMTDFLEVNRQELGRWLREEPGAFNWSMYSQYACLIEGKGESWQEKERQLRARVKRVLPIDVHQPQPLGTGSPAPLPADTLVSAFCLEAVSPDLASFQRALDHITTLLRPGGHLLLIGALEESWYLAGEARLTVVPVSEEEVREALVRSGYEVRDLRTYIMPAHLQTGVDDVKGIFFAWAQKVGL, from the exons atggggtggggaggatgCGGCGCACGTGGCCCCGGGCGGCTCTGCGCTCAGCTGCCGCCCCCACAGCAGACTGGTCGGGGAGGGGGTCGGGCGGTAGAAAAAGGGGCCGCGAGGCGAGCGGGGCACCGGGCGGACAGCGGCAGCAGCATGAGCGGCGCAGACCGGATCCCCGCTGAGGGCGCAGCCCCTGACTCGGCCTCGGGTCGGGCGGCGGTGGCCTCGGCCTACCAGCGCTTCGAGCCGCGCGCCTACCTCCGCAACAACTACGCGCCCCCTCGCGGGGACCTGTGCAACCCGAACGGCGTCGGGCCGTGGAAGCTGCGCTGCTTGGCACAGACCTTCGCCACCG GTGAAGTGTCCGGACGCACCCTCATCGACATTGGTTCAGGCCCCACCGTGTACCAGCTGCTCAGCGCCTGCAGCCACTTTGAAGACATTACCATGACAGATTTCCTGGAGGTCAACCGCCAGGAGCTGGGGCGCTGGCTGCGGGAGGAGCCAGGAGCCTTCAACTGGAGCATGTACAGCCAGTATGCCTGCCTCATCGAGGGCAAGGG GGAATCCTGGCAGGAGAAGGAGCGCCAGCTGCGAGCCAGGGTGAAGCGGGTCCTGCCCATCGACGTgcaccagccccagcccctgggtACTGGGAGCCCAGCGCCGCTGCCTGCCGACACCCTGGTCTCTGCCTTCTGCTTGGAGGCTGTGAGCCCAGATCTTGCCAGCTTCCAGCGGGCCCTGGACCACATCACCACGCTGCTGAGGCCTGGGGGGCACCTCCTCCTCATCGGGGCCCTGGAGGAGTCGTGgtacctggctggggaggccaggcTGACGGTGGTGCCAGTGTCtgaggaggaggtgagggaggcCCTGGTGCGTAGTGGCTACGAGGTCCGGGACCTCCGCACCTACATCATGCCTGCCCACCTTCAGACAGGTGTAGATGACGTCAAGGGCATCTTCTTCGCCTGGGCTCAGAAGGTTGGACTGTGA
- the PGAP3 gene encoding post-GPI attachment to proteins factor 3 isoform X1 yields MAGRAARLVLLAGAAALASGSQGDREPVYRDCVLQCEEQNCSGGALNHFRSRQPIYMSLAGWTCRDDCKYECMWVTVGLYLQEGHKVPQFHGKWPFSRFLFFQEPASAVASFLNGLASLVMLCRYRTFVPASSPMYHTCVAFAWVSLNAWFWSTVFHTRDTDLTEKMDYFCASTVILHSIYLCCVRTVGLQHPAVVSAFRALLLLMLTVHVSYLSLIRFDYGYNLVANVAIGLVNVVWWLAWCLWNQQRLPHVRKCMVVVLLLQGLSLLELLDFPPLFWVLDAHAIWHISTIPVHVLFFSFLEDDSLYLLKESEAKFKLD; encoded by the exons ATGGCCGGTCGGGCGGCGCGGTTGGTCCTGCTAGCTGGGGCCGCGGCGCTGGCGAGCGGCTCCCAGGGCGACCGTGAGCCGGTGTACCGCGATTGCGTACTGCAGTGCGAAGAGCAGAACTGCTCTGGGGGCGCTCTGAATCACTTCCGCTCCCGCCAGCCAATCTACATGAGTCTAGCAG GCTGGACCTGTCGGGACGACTGTAAGTATGAGTGTATGTGGGTCACCGTTGGTCTCTACCTCCAGGAAGGTCACAAAGTGCCTCAGTTCCATGGCAAG TGGCCCTTCTCCCGGTTCCTGTTCTTTCAAGAACCGGCATCTGCCGTGGCCTCTTTTCTCAATGGCCTAGCCAGCCTGGTGATGCTCTGCCGCTACCGCACCTTCGTGCCAGCCTCCTCCCCCATGTACCACACCTGTGTGGCCTTCGCCTGG GTGTCTCTCAACGCATGGTTCTGGTCCACGGTCTTCCACACCAGGGACACTGACCTCACAGAG AAAATGGACTACTTCTGTGCCTCCACCGTCATCCTACACTCAATCTATCTGTGCTGTGTCAG GACTGTGGGGCTGCAGCACCCAGCTGTGGTCAGTGCCTTCCGAGCTCTCCTGCTGCTAATGCTGACCGTGCACGTCTCCTACCTGAGCCTCATCCGCTTCGACTATGGCTACAACCTGGTGGCCAACGTGGCTATTG gcctggtcaacgtggtgtgGTGGCTGGCCTGGTGCCTGTGGAACCAGCAGCGGCTGCCTCACGTGCGCAAGTGCATGGTGGTGGTCTTGCTGCTGCAGGGGCTGTCCCTGCTCGAGCTGCTTGACTTCCCGCCGCTCTTCTGGGTCCTGGACGCCCACGCCATCTGGCACATCAGCACCATCCCTGTCCACGTCCTCTTTTTCAG CTTTCTGGAAGATGACAGCCTGTACCTGCTGAAGGAATCAGAGGCCAAGTTCAAGCTGGACTGA
- the PGAP3 gene encoding post-GPI attachment to proteins factor 3 isoform X2 — protein sequence MAGRAARLVLLAGAAALASGSQGDREPVYRDCVLQCEEQNCSGGALNHFRSRQPIYMSLAGWTCRDDCKYECMWVTVGLYLQEGHKVPQFHGKWPFSRFLFFQEPASAVASFLNGLASLVMLCRYRTFVPASSPMYHTCVAFAWMRKLRHSKVK from the exons ATGGCCGGTCGGGCGGCGCGGTTGGTCCTGCTAGCTGGGGCCGCGGCGCTGGCGAGCGGCTCCCAGGGCGACCGTGAGCCGGTGTACCGCGATTGCGTACTGCAGTGCGAAGAGCAGAACTGCTCTGGGGGCGCTCTGAATCACTTCCGCTCCCGCCAGCCAATCTACATGAGTCTAGCAG GCTGGACCTGTCGGGACGACTGTAAGTATGAGTGTATGTGGGTCACCGTTGGTCTCTACCTCCAGGAAGGTCACAAAGTGCCTCAGTTCCATGGCAAG TGGCCCTTCTCCCGGTTCCTGTTCTTTCAAGAACCGGCATCTGCCGTGGCCTCTTTTCTCAATGGCCTAGCCAGCCTGGTGATGCTCTGCCGCTACCGCACCTTCGTGCCAGCCTCCTCCCCCATGTACCACACCTGTGTGGCCTTCGCCTGG atgagaaaactgaggcacagcaaggttaaataa